From Candidatus Tanganyikabacteria bacterium, the proteins below share one genomic window:
- a CDS encoding VWA domain-containing protein, with the protein MPMPKIAFVPLRAALPANQECTQDILIRIDPPPPAALPDRRRINLGLVIDRSGSMSGEKLSYARKAARFAVRQLLATDRVSITLFDDHVAVLQGPIEARDKEAIVRRIDGIRPGGSTALHDGWRQAASLVAAHREDGWINRVVLLSDGIANVGESNPDVIASAVHSALHKQGVATTAMGMGDDYNEDLLEAMARSGDGNYYYIASPEQLGEIFRVELHGLLATVGTGVTLSLAAGPGAVLQDVFNDLDRAPDGAFRLPNLVAGSPIVLAVRVKVGPDCAGPLLRATLSWTPAEAGAAAAEASEAPGGGTPSAPGAEAPGSGSVGPAISTLAAECTLPRVAPAQLAEFPFDPAVQARVAILLAARARAEAVESLDRGDYRRANQVLADARSLLSGTPASPEIDEEVARLRDLEQDLGEGTFDRARKKARYQTYSSRRSRPQ; encoded by the coding sequence ATGCCCATGCCGAAGATCGCGTTCGTTCCCCTGCGCGCCGCACTGCCGGCCAATCAGGAATGCACCCAGGACATCCTGATCCGCATAGATCCCCCGCCGCCCGCGGCCCTCCCGGACCGCCGCCGCATCAACCTCGGCCTGGTCATCGACCGGTCGGGCTCCATGTCGGGCGAGAAGCTGTCGTACGCCCGCAAGGCGGCCCGCTTCGCCGTGCGCCAGTTGCTGGCGACCGATCGCGTCAGCATCACCCTGTTCGACGACCACGTCGCGGTGCTGCAGGGCCCGATCGAGGCAAGGGACAAGGAGGCCATCGTGCGGCGCATCGACGGCATCCGGCCCGGCGGCTCCACGGCGCTGCACGACGGCTGGCGGCAAGCCGCGAGCCTGGTTGCCGCCCATCGCGAGGACGGCTGGATCAACCGCGTGGTCCTCCTGTCGGACGGCATCGCCAACGTCGGCGAATCCAACCCCGATGTCATCGCGAGCGCGGTCCACTCGGCTCTGCACAAGCAAGGCGTGGCGACGACCGCCATGGGCATGGGCGACGACTACAACGAAGACCTGCTGGAAGCCATGGCGCGCAGCGGCGATGGCAACTACTACTACATCGCCTCGCCCGAGCAACTGGGCGAGATCTTCCGCGTCGAGTTGCACGGCCTGCTCGCCACCGTCGGGACCGGCGTCACGCTGTCGCTGGCGGCCGGGCCCGGGGCTGTGCTGCAGGACGTGTTCAACGACCTGGATCGCGCCCCGGACGGCGCGTTCCGGCTTCCCAACCTGGTGGCCGGCAGCCCGATCGTTCTGGCCGTACGCGTCAAGGTCGGCCCCGACTGCGCCGGCCCCTTGCTGCGGGCCACGCTTTCGTGGACGCCGGCGGAAGCTGGCGCCGCGGCCGCCGAAGCTTCGGAAGCTCCGGGCGGCGGAACTCCGAGCGCTCCAGGCGCTGAAGCTCCGGGCTCCGGTTCCGTGGGACCCGCCATCTCGACGCTCGCCGCCGAGTGCACCTTGCCCAGGGTCGCCCCCGCACAGCTGGCCGAGTTTCCGTTCGATCCCGCGGTCCAGGCTCGCGTCGCCATCCTGCTGGCCGCGCGCGCCCGCGCCGAGGCGGTCGAGTCCCTCGACCGGGGCGACTACCGCCGCGCCAACCAGGTCCTGGCGGATGCCCGCTCCTTGCTGTCGGGGACGCCGGCTTCGCCGGAGATCGACGAGGAGGTCGCCCGCCTGCGCGATCTGGAGCAAGATCTCGGCGAGGGAACCTTCGATCGCGCCCGCAAGAAGGCGCGCTACCAGACGTACTCGTCCCGGCGCAGCCGCCCGCAGTAA
- a CDS encoding mechanosensitive ion channel family protein, which translates to MRVTIPRRLALFALLIGLFGGPGSCLLAGPAGAQVALPGLKPATAASAAGSASAAPGSAAEPEDTVDPDSPRAAMTRFQDHTRAGEFDKAANYLLVPWSQRKRGPELARRLKAVLDRHDWLDPEALSGAAGGDRTDGLDAGLERVGRVPGRRGREDSVFLVRRYGSEAGWAFSSGTVRRIDGWYQGLENLWALEHLPEPLLRPGPRELLWWQWIALPVMALLAWVIGWVIGLVSRSVLKRVAARTETPWDDQALERLAGPINAAWALGAAYMLVPVLALYEPAEAFVYRLLSTGFFLAFFWALLVAADTAGKVVETWPWAKQNPSSRSLILLGVRVTKVGVLAMGVIAILSFLGYPVTSLVAGLGIGGLALALASQKTVEHMFGAISLGIDQPFRVGDFVKVDGIEGTVEVVGLRSTRIRTPDRTVISLPNGKLAEMRIESVAARDRAHLQCQLGLAYGTSAEQVRAVLDGLEAAVRAHPRTWQDDVQVRLKTLGESALIVEIQAWFEVEWPEFTVIRQEVLLAFLDVVESAGASLAFPTRTVHLVAEPSHV; encoded by the coding sequence ATGCGAGTGACGATCCCCCGGCGCCTGGCGCTGTTCGCCCTGCTGATCGGCCTCTTCGGCGGCCCGGGCTCCTGCCTGCTGGCCGGTCCGGCCGGCGCCCAGGTGGCGTTGCCGGGCCTGAAGCCGGCCACCGCCGCGAGCGCCGCGGGAAGCGCAAGCGCGGCCCCGGGCTCGGCAGCCGAACCCGAAGACACGGTCGACCCCGACTCGCCGCGTGCCGCGATGACCCGGTTCCAGGATCACACGCGGGCCGGCGAGTTCGACAAGGCCGCCAACTACCTGCTGGTGCCGTGGTCGCAGCGCAAGCGCGGCCCGGAGCTGGCTCGCCGCCTCAAGGCCGTCCTCGACCGCCACGACTGGCTGGATCCCGAGGCCCTTTCCGGTGCGGCGGGCGGCGACCGAACCGACGGGCTGGATGCCGGCCTGGAGCGCGTCGGCCGGGTCCCGGGCAGGCGCGGCCGCGAGGACAGCGTCTTCCTCGTGCGCCGCTACGGCAGCGAGGCCGGCTGGGCCTTCTCGAGCGGCACGGTGCGCCGCATCGACGGCTGGTACCAGGGCCTGGAGAACCTCTGGGCGCTCGAGCACCTCCCGGAACCGCTGCTGCGGCCGGGACCGCGCGAACTCCTCTGGTGGCAGTGGATCGCCCTGCCCGTCATGGCGCTGCTGGCCTGGGTCATCGGCTGGGTGATCGGCCTGGTGTCGCGATCGGTCCTCAAGCGCGTTGCCGCCCGCACCGAGACGCCCTGGGACGATCAGGCGCTGGAGCGTCTGGCCGGGCCCATCAATGCCGCCTGGGCGCTGGGCGCGGCGTACATGCTGGTGCCCGTCCTCGCGCTCTACGAGCCGGCCGAGGCCTTCGTCTACCGCCTGCTCTCCACCGGCTTCTTCCTGGCCTTCTTCTGGGCGTTGCTGGTCGCGGCCGACACCGCCGGCAAGGTCGTGGAGACCTGGCCATGGGCCAAGCAGAACCCGTCGAGCCGCTCGCTCATCCTGCTGGGCGTGCGCGTCACCAAGGTCGGCGTGCTCGCCATGGGGGTCATCGCCATCCTGTCGTTTCTCGGCTACCCGGTCACGAGCCTCGTGGCCGGCCTGGGGATCGGCGGACTCGCCCTGGCCCTGGCGTCGCAGAAGACCGTGGAGCACATGTTCGGCGCCATATCGCTGGGCATCGACCAGCCTTTCCGGGTGGGCGACTTCGTCAAGGTGGACGGCATCGAGGGCACCGTGGAGGTCGTGGGGCTGCGCTCGACGCGCATCCGCACGCCCGACCGCACCGTCATCAGCCTGCCGAACGGCAAGCTGGCCGAGATGCGCATCGAGAGCGTGGCCGCCCGCGACCGCGCCCACCTGCAATGCCAGCTCGGACTCGCCTACGGCACCAGCGCCGAGCAGGTTCGGGCGGTCCTCGACGGCCTGGAAGCCGCCGTGCGCGCTCACCCGAGGACCTGGCAGGACGACGTGCAGGTACGCCTCAAGACCCTGGGCGAGTCGGCGCTGATCGTCGAGATCCAGGCGTGGTTCGAGGTGGAGTGGCCGGAATTCACGGTCATCCGGCAGGAAGTGCTGCTGGCCTTCCTCGACGTGGTCGAGTCCGCCGGCGCGAGCCTGGCCTTCCCGACGCGCACCGTCCACCTGGTGGCCGAACCGAGCCACGTGTAG
- a CDS encoding class I SAM-dependent methyltransferase — MALERFEAFYREGTPPWDTGRPQPVIVRLANDDLVAGNVLDAGCGTGENALFLAGRGFDVTGVDISPTAIARARDKATERGLRATFRVGDVRLPADLEGPYRTVIDSGVFHVFDDADQARYVASLAQVLEPGGTFHMVVFSDREPGDWGPRRLGERQIRAAFGAGWHLDRLERTHFDVLIAETGRVEAWHAAVRRVGADA, encoded by the coding sequence ATGGCGCTCGAACGCTTCGAGGCCTTCTACCGCGAGGGCACGCCTCCCTGGGATACCGGCCGGCCGCAACCCGTCATCGTGCGGCTCGCCAACGACGACTTGGTCGCGGGGAATGTCCTGGATGCCGGCTGCGGCACGGGGGAGAACGCGCTGTTCCTGGCCGGCCGCGGCTTCGACGTCACGGGCGTGGACATCTCCCCGACCGCCATCGCCAGGGCGCGGGACAAGGCGACCGAACGCGGGCTCCGGGCCACCTTCCGCGTCGGCGACGTCCGTCTCCCCGCCGACCTGGAAGGCCCCTACCGGACCGTCATCGACAGCGGCGTCTTCCACGTCTTCGACGACGCCGACCAGGCGCGCTACGTGGCGAGCCTGGCGCAGGTGCTGGAGCCCGGCGGGACCTTCCACATGGTCGTCTTCTCCGACCGCGAGCCCGGGGACTGGGGCCCCAGACGACTCGGCGAGCGCCAGATCCGCGCCGCTTTTGGCGCCGGCTGGCATTTGGACAGGCTGGAACGTACCCATTTCGACGTGCTGATTGCCGAGACGGGCCGGGTGGAGGCCTGGCACGCGGCGGTCAGGCGGGTGGGCGCCGATGCCTGA
- a CDS encoding multicopper oxidase family protein: MSRSHLAPGRRASYHVSVRRQPAFIPRGRLLPAVLAGACLAAGCDALLASGAIPQAGVAPLIQPAVLAGMRGERTFEATLAAAPATLPLGGDKRTDVWAYNGTIPGPTLDVVEGDRVVIQFRNNLPEASNIHWHGLQVPPDQDGMPMDLVPPGGSRVYAFTVPRGTAGTYWYHPHPHGSTTKQVAMGLAGALRVRAAADPMPAAFGDDIVFISDFEPDAPLVNGRALPGVEVRSGEVRRFRLINASTTQAWRIQVPDHAFLLAGTDGGYIGSPVERQDVRLAPGERADVLLRMSAAPGTRTTMVALPFGHSFGPAQPGDIVARHTMSEAAGRPLVEIRYGPGAPVTPPAVPGVLRPVPPLRTEGATARTIALKEFAIDDKVFDPARVDARARLGDTEVWTVRNDGRMDHPFHLHGFQFQILDRNGATEPIRAWKDTVFVPSGQSVRFAVKFEAFAGPRVYHCHVLEHEDKGMMALLQVDR, encoded by the coding sequence GTGTCCAGATCGCACCTGGCGCCGGGCCGGAGAGCGAGCTACCATGTGTCGGTGCGCCGCCAGCCTGCATTCATCCCCCGAGGGAGGCTCCTTCCCGCGGTTTTGGCTGGCGCGTGCCTCGCCGCCGGTTGCGACGCCCTGCTCGCTTCCGGCGCCATCCCGCAGGCGGGCGTCGCGCCGTTGATCCAGCCCGCGGTACTGGCAGGCATGCGGGGCGAGCGCACCTTCGAAGCCACCCTGGCGGCCGCGCCGGCGACCTTGCCGCTCGGCGGCGACAAGCGCACCGATGTCTGGGCGTACAACGGGACGATCCCCGGGCCCACCCTGGACGTCGTCGAGGGCGATCGCGTCGTCATCCAATTCCGCAACAACCTTCCCGAGGCCTCCAACATCCACTGGCACGGCTTGCAGGTGCCGCCCGACCAGGACGGGATGCCCATGGACCTCGTGCCGCCGGGCGGCAGCCGCGTTTACGCGTTCACGGTGCCGCGGGGCACCGCCGGCACCTACTGGTATCACCCGCACCCCCACGGCAGCACCACCAAGCAGGTCGCGATGGGCCTGGCCGGCGCGCTGCGCGTGCGGGCCGCGGCCGACCCCATGCCGGCCGCATTCGGCGACGACATCGTCTTCATCAGCGATTTCGAGCCCGACGCACCGCTCGTCAACGGCCGCGCCCTCCCCGGCGTCGAGGTGCGCAGCGGCGAGGTGCGCCGCTTCAGGTTGATCAACGCCTCGACCACCCAGGCCTGGCGCATCCAGGTGCCCGATCACGCGTTCCTGCTCGCCGGCACCGACGGCGGCTACATCGGCTCGCCGGTCGAACGCCAGGACGTCCGCCTCGCCCCCGGCGAACGCGCCGACGTCCTCCTGCGCATGTCGGCCGCGCCCGGCACCCGGACGACCATGGTGGCGCTGCCGTTCGGCCATTCCTTCGGCCCGGCGCAGCCAGGGGACATCGTGGCGCGCCACACCATGAGCGAGGCCGCGGGCCGCCCCCTCGTGGAGATCCGCTACGGGCCCGGCGCGCCCGTGACGCCGCCGGCGGTGCCCGGCGTGTTGCGGCCGGTCCCGCCGCTCCGCACCGAGGGCGCCACGGCGCGCACCATCGCCCTCAAGGAGTTCGCCATCGACGACAAGGTCTTCGACCCGGCGCGCGTCGACGCCCGTGCGCGACTCGGCGACACGGAAGTCTGGACGGTGAGAAACGACGGCCGCATGGACCATCCCTTCCACCTCCACGGCTTCCAGTTCCAGATCCTCGATCGCAACGGCGCGACCGAACCCATCCGCGCCTGGAAGGACACGGTGTTCGTGCCCAGCGGCCAGAGCGTGCGGTTCGCGGTCAAGTTCGAGGCGTTTGCGGGGCCCCGCGTCTACCACTGCCACGTGCTCGAACACGAAGACAAGGGCATGATGGCGCTCTTGCAGGTGGATCGGTAG
- a CDS encoding tyrosine-protein phosphatase: MPDPLKHAIAGALHGILEVRGFGRIAHRVYDVATRLRLDTPHVANTGSLGDSLLRGAQPTPSGFATLRRQGVDTVVNLRPESDWEATVVERCGMRYHKVPLSVMGPPTRDQALAFLAITTDPASGTVFFHCYHGSDRTGAMGAVYRIAADGWDFDRAVAEMRHYGFHDGYQDTKLEFLRDFQAYWQGLPDARRLALLHRSSGREQEIPALDAAPPLQH, encoded by the coding sequence ATGCCTGACCCGCTCAAGCACGCGATCGCCGGTGCCCTTCACGGCATCCTGGAAGTGCGCGGCTTCGGGAGGATCGCCCACCGCGTCTACGACGTGGCCACGCGGTTGCGCCTCGACACGCCGCATGTCGCCAACACCGGCTCCCTGGGAGATAGCTTGCTGCGCGGCGCGCAGCCCACGCCGAGCGGTTTTGCGACCCTCAGGCGCCAGGGCGTGGACACGGTCGTGAACTTGCGCCCGGAGTCCGACTGGGAGGCCACCGTGGTGGAACGCTGCGGCATGCGCTACCACAAAGTGCCCCTCTCGGTGATGGGGCCGCCGACCCGCGACCAGGCACTGGCATTCCTGGCCATCACCACGGATCCTGCCAGCGGCACGGTCTTCTTCCACTGCTACCACGGCTCGGATCGCACCGGCGCGATGGGCGCCGTGTACCGCATCGCGGCCGACGGCTGGGACTTCGATCGCGCCGTGGCGGAGATGCGGCACTACGGCTTCCACGACGGCTACCAGGACACCAAGCTCGAGTTCCTGCGCGACTTCCAGGCCTACTGGCAGGGATTGCCCGACGCGCGGCGCCTGGCCTTGCTGCACCGCAGTTCAGGACGCGAACAGGAAATCCCGGCCCTCGACGCGGCCCCGCCCCTCCAGCACTGA